The Corynebacterium minutissimum genome includes the window ATGAAGCTTCTGGTCACTGGTGGCGCTGGATACGTCGGTAGCGTGTGCGCTGCGGTTCTTGTGGAGGAAGGCCACGACGTCACAATCATCGATAACTTTTCTACCGGCAATTGGGACGCCGTTCCCGAGCAAGCGCGTCTCGTGGAAGGTGACGTAGCGGATGTGGCGCGTTCCGTTCTCTCCGAGGGCGGTTTCGAGGGCGTTCTTCACTTTGCCGCGCGGTCTCTCGTCGGTGAGTCCGTGGAGAAACCGGCAGAGTACTGGCAGCACAATGTGGTCACCACGTTGACGCTTCTCAATGCTATGCGCGAGTTCGACGTCAAGAACCTCGTCTTCTCCTCAACGGCTGCTACTTATGGTGAGCCGGAGCAGGTCCCGATTACAGAAGCGATGCCGACTAAGCCGACCAACCCCTATGGTGCTTCAAAGCTCGCTATCGATGACATGATCACGTCCTTTGCCAAGGCTTATGGCCTAGGCGCTACCTCTCTGCGCTATTTCAACGTGGCCGGTGCCTACGGCACGATTGGTGAGAACCGTGAGGTTGAAACCCACCTCATCCCGCTGGTGCTTCAGGTGGCGTTGGAGCACCGCGACAAGATCTTCATCTTCGGTGATGACTACGATACTGCTGATGGCACCGCTGTTCGCGATTACATCCACATCCGTGACCTTGCGGATGCCCACGTGTTGGCGCTAAGCACCAACACTGAAGGCACCCACCGCATCTATAACTTGGGTTCCGGCGATGGCTACTCCGTCAAGCAGGTTATTGAGACCTGCCGCGAGGTTACCGGCCACCCCATCCCTGCAGAGTTAGCTCCCCGGCGCGCCGGAGACCCAGCAACACTGGTGGCTTCCTCCGACAAAATCAAGGCGGAGCTCGGGTGGAATCCGAGCCGCACGGATCTCACCACCATTGTCAGCGATGCCTGGGACTTCACCCGGCAGCTCGGCGAGCGAGCTCACTCGGCACGACGCTAGTTACTGGGGTTGTAGGAGTCACTGCAGTTGCAGGGGCTCCGCCTGTCTTGCCAACAGCAGTGATGTACGCCTCGTGGGCCCCACTGCGAATGGTGTCACGCATCTTGTCATGCAGTCCATAGCGGTAGGCCCGACACAGTAGTGAGCCTAAGCGGTGGCTGGGAAACTCCTCTGCCACCGTCTGCAAGGCGGGCCCTGCATATATCTCCCAATCTCGGTTTAGCTGTGCCAGCGCGAAAAGTGTCAGCGCATTCGCTCTGATTTCGCCGTCAAATGTGCGCGCAGTCGCTAACAAGAGACTTGCAGCCTCCTCCCCTGCATCCGTGCATACACCGACCACCAAGTCCCGGGTCCAGGTGGTTGACATCCACACCGCACATGCTTGAAGCATGTCGACATCGTGGGCTACCTCCTCGACCGTGGCCACAGTGCCGAGCGTCCAGCGAACATCATCCAGAAAGCTATCAATGAGCTCCTTACGCTTGGTCCCTGTCGCAGCCGCTACGCGCGCACGCAACCTCGTTGCGCAATCGCGCGCTTGCCGTCCAAGGGCTTCCGCTTCGAGGGCATCAAAGTGAGTGTTTCCGCGTGCAAAGGTGGAAAAGAATTCCTCGCGGCTGAGTTCCGGAACGACATTATGGTCGACGCAAGAGCGCATCGTGGGGGCGTCGGTCAATGCCGGCACCGCGCCCTCAACCCACTTTTTCATTGGGCCACTACCGTCGGTGTTCACCGTGCCATGGAGCATGGCATAGTGCTCGCCGCACGCAATCTCCCTCACATACCATGCCGCGTCAACATCAATGCCATCGCGGACTCGGTCCAAGTTATAGAGCCAACAGGAAATCTCTTCGAGCTCTTCTAGCGGGCGATGCGAGACGAGGAAGGCGAAGATTCCCTCGCACGCCTTATCAGATAGCGTAGCGGCTATATCTGGAAGGGCCTCTTGAGCATCTGCGATGTCGACGCGGGCAATGGGGCCCATGGCAGACCCCCGTGGAGTGGTATCAATGGCCATGAAAATGACCGACTCCGTGGGATAGAAACGTAGGAGACCTGGGATGTTCGCAAGAAGGTGGCCGGGAGTTGTAATCGGTGGGGTGTTGTCTGTGTGTGCTGCGTAAGAACTCATGTCCTCAGCCTGAAGCAGGCACCGCCGCGGTGCCAGAAGCGCGCTTCGGTTTCTGCCGATTCTGTGGATAACCCTCCCCGACCCTCTCTACAGAAGCCACAAAAATGAAGTTATCCACAGATCAGGCTTTAAATCCTGACGTCCCCGCACGACGCGGTGTGGCGCAATCCCTGCTTCTATGGCATGCTAGATCGATCAACACGAGTTTTCACCGGCCTCGCACATCAGATGTCGACAAGGCTGATCCGGTGGGAACCTGGGAATAGGCGGCAGCCCCATAGCGTTGCATGCCACAGAACGCTGATGAAGTCCGTACGCTCGATACCAAGCGCCGGACACGAAGGGAGAGTCACTACACCATGCAGGAAGAACAGCGCCGCATGTATGAGCTGGAGTACCCCGCTCCAGCGGTCAAGGACGATTCCACTGAAGGCAACGGTCCCACCATGATTGTGGCTATGAACGGCTACGCCGATGCCGGGCAGGCAGTGGAGGCTAGCGCGGACCACCTCAAGGCTGCCTTGGACAACCGCCAGCTGGCATCCTTCAACAATGACGAGCTCATCGATTACCGCTCTCGCCGTCCGGCTGTCACCATTGATCATGACCGCACCGTGGAGATCGAAAACACTGATCTCGGCATCAAGGTACTGCGCGATAACTCTGGGAAACCTTTCCTGTTGCTTTCGGGGCCAGAGCCGGATTTGCGGTGGGAGGCGTTTACAGACGCCGTAGTCAACTTAGTGGAAAAGTTCGATATCAAGAACACCATCATGCTCTACTCCGCCCCGATGCCGGTGCCGCACACTCGGCCAACGGTTGTCACTGCACACGGTAATGCGCCTGAACTCCTTAACTCCATGGTGCGCATGGAGTCCACGATGATGGTGCCGGGGGCCGCTGCCCTCTATCTCGAGCGTGCTCTGGATAAGAAGGGCCGCCACGTCGCTGGTTATACGGCTCACGTGCCACACTACCTGGCGGCGTCCCCGTACCCGGCAGCTACGCTTCGCCTATTAGATTCCGTTGCGTCCGCAGTAGATCTCAACATTCCGCTGGGCAGCCTTGAAGCCGACGTTGACCGCATCAACCAGCAACTGGAAGAACAGGTTGTCGATTCAGAAGAGATCGCCGGCGTGGTCAACCAGCTCGAAGAGCAGTATGACGCGTACATGGAGCGCTACCGTAAGCGCCATCCGCAAGCGATCATGCCGGGCGAAGAACACATGCCTACTGGTGAGGAAATTGGCGCGGACTTCGAAGCTTTCCTCGCCGGCCTCGACGACGATCCCGATATTCTCTCGGAGAATATCGACGACCGTGAGGACAACTTCGGCAACAACGAAGGCCCAGAGTCCAGCGCAGGAGATACTGACCTGGGCGACGACGTATAGGTCATAATTCTCTAACTGCGCCTTTCATCTTCGTTCTCTGTTGTCATGAGTGGCCCGGCTCTGTGCGTGGCCGCTCATGCTTTCGCCTAAGGTGGGACTGGTGAACCTTTCTCAGATGCTGCCAGATCTCGCCGAAGTCCCCGAGTCAATGGTTGATGAGGCTATTTGGGACACCTTCCAGTCATGGACCTCTGGCCGGGGTATTTCGTTGTATCCCGCCCAGGAAGAGGCTTCCCTTGGCATCCTCGCCGGCGATAACGTCATCCTCGCCACTCCAACTGGTTCCGGTAAGTCCATGGTGGCTAACGCCGCGCACTTCATCGCGCTCGCCCGTGGCCAGCGAAGTTTCTACACCGCGCCCATCAAGGCGCTCGTGAGCGAGAAATTCTTCGCCCTGTGTGAGATTTTCGGACCGGAGAACGTCGGAATGATGACCGGTGACGCCACTGTCAACGGTTCTGCCCCCATCATCGCCGCCACCGCGGAGATTGTGGCCAACATTGCGCTTCGCGACGGCTCAGAAGCCGCCATCGACCAAGTAGTCATGGACGAGTTCCACTACTACTCCGAACCAGACCGCGGTTGGGCTTGGCAAGTACCACTTCTGGAGCTACCCAAGGCCCAGTTCCTCCTCATGTCTGCCACTCTCGGTGATACCGCGTGGCTGGAGAAGGACCTTACTGAGCGCACTGGGCGCACCACTACCCTCGTTGCAGGTACCACCCGCCCAGTCCCGCTGGATTTCTCTTACGTGTTCTCCGCAGTGCACGAGACTATCGAAGAGCTCCTCAAATCCGGTAAGGCGCCCGTTTACGTGGTGCACTTTTCCCAACGCGAGGCATCCGAGCGCGCCCAAGCGCTGACTTCTCTTTCAAAGGTCATCACACCACAAGAAAAGGAGGCCATCGCCTCCGAGCTTGGCGCCTTTCGCTTCACCACCACCTTTGGCAAAGATCTGTCGAAGCTTCTGCGCAAGGGCATCGGAGTGCACCATGCGGGAATGTTGCCTAAGTACCGCCGCCTAGTGGAGCGCTTGGCACAAAAGGGCCTGCTCAAGATCATCTGTGGCACTGACACCCTGGGTGTGGGCATTAACGTGCCGATCCGCACGGTGCTTATGACGGGCTTGGCCAAGTATGACGGCACGCGCCAGCGCATCCTCAAGTCTCGTGAGTTTCATCAGATTGCAGGCCGTGCCGGCCGCGCAGGTTATGACACTGAGGGCACGGTTGTCGTTGAGGCACCTGAGCATGAGATTGAGAATGCCAAGGCTCGGCGTCGCCTCGGCGATGACCCGGCGCGTCTGAAGAAGTTGAAGAAAAAATCCGCGCGCGAAGGCGAGGTTTCATGGTCGGAGAAGACCTACGCCAGGCTTATCGACGCCGAACCGGAACAACTCACTTCCCAGTTCCGGGTTTCGAACTCTATGTTGCTCAACGTCTTAGCTCGCCACGGCAACGGTTATGAGCATCTCAAGCACCTGCTGCGCACTAGCCACAACACCCGTGCTCGTCAGAACGAGGACATTCTTACCGCGCTTAGCTTGTTCCGCGGCCTGCTGAATGCCGGAGTGGTCCAAAAGTCCACCAAGGGGCTCGATATTTACGGCCGCCCCTATCACGTGGTGCGCGAGATGCCGCGCGACTTTGCTCTCAACCAGCCCCTAGGCCCCTTTGCCCTTGCCGCACTGACTTTGCTGGACCCTGAGTCGGAGTCCTATGCCCTCGATGTCATTTCTGTTTTCGAGTCTGTACTTGATGACCCGCGCCAAGTGCTTATTGCCCAGCAAAAGCAGCGGCGAGGCGAAGAGATCGCAGCGCTCAAGGCGGAGGGCGTGGACTATACCGAGCGCATGGCTATCGTGGAAGACATCACGTGGCCGAAGCCCTTGGAGGAGCTCCTCGAGCAATCATATGAGACCTTTTGCCAGACCAACCCGTGGGCTAAAGAGTTTGAGCTGCGGCCTAAGTCGGTAGTGCGTGACATGCTGGAGAGCGCCATGACGTTCTCAGACCTCGTCGCGACCTACGGCCTTGCTCGTTCGGAAGGCGTTATCCTGCGCTACCTCACTGACGCTTGGCGCACGCTTAAGCAATCCATCCCTGAGGAGTATCTCACCGAAGAGCTTGAGGATATTATCGTGTGGCTCGGTGAGCTCATTCGCCAGGTGGACTCTTCGTTGGTCGATGAATGGGCAGAAATGGCTGGCGAAGACTCCCCTATCTCCCAGAAGGATCTAGACCGAGAGCTTGCTTTCGGCGTAGAAGATCCCACAGCGCTCACCGCAAACCAGCGTGCCTTTGGCATCATGGTTCGCAACTACTTCTTCCGGCTTGCCCAGCTTTTTGCTTTGGAAAAGGAGGACCGGCTGGCTGAGCTGCTGGAGTATCTCGATGAGGTTCCGGACTTTGGTGAGGCTCTTGACGCGTACTTCGACGATTACGACGATATCGATGTCGGTCCGGCTGCACGTGGACCCGAATACTTCGTCCTCGACAAGGGCGACACGTCAGTGAAATCAGGATCGCGGTCGTGGACTGTGCGCCAAATCCTCAAGGATCCTGAAGACGACAACTCCTACCAGATTGTGGGCACCGTGGACTTAGACGCGTCGGATGAGGCCGGCGAGGTACGCCTATCTGAGTTGCGCGTAGAGTACTAAAAAGACTCACCGGAACACTAATAGACTCCACCTGACAAAGCCTGAATACTACGCGCTCACTTTCACGTAAAGAGTACAGTGGGTGGCGCTATGACTCGACCAGATTCTCCAGCCACCAACATTCGCCTCGCCGG containing:
- a CDS encoding DEAD/DEAH box helicase, which translates into the protein MNLSQMLPDLAEVPESMVDEAIWDTFQSWTSGRGISLYPAQEEASLGILAGDNVILATPTGSGKSMVANAAHFIALARGQRSFYTAPIKALVSEKFFALCEIFGPENVGMMTGDATVNGSAPIIAATAEIVANIALRDGSEAAIDQVVMDEFHYYSEPDRGWAWQVPLLELPKAQFLLMSATLGDTAWLEKDLTERTGRTTTLVAGTTRPVPLDFSYVFSAVHETIEELLKSGKAPVYVVHFSQREASERAQALTSLSKVITPQEKEAIASELGAFRFTTTFGKDLSKLLRKGIGVHHAGMLPKYRRLVERLAQKGLLKIICGTDTLGVGINVPIRTVLMTGLAKYDGTRQRILKSREFHQIAGRAGRAGYDTEGTVVVEAPEHEIENAKARRRLGDDPARLKKLKKKSAREGEVSWSEKTYARLIDAEPEQLTSQFRVSNSMLLNVLARHGNGYEHLKHLLRTSHNTRARQNEDILTALSLFRGLLNAGVVQKSTKGLDIYGRPYHVVREMPRDFALNQPLGPFALAALTLLDPESESYALDVISVFESVLDDPRQVLIAQQKQRRGEEIAALKAEGVDYTERMAIVEDITWPKPLEELLEQSYETFCQTNPWAKEFELRPKSVVRDMLESAMTFSDLVATYGLARSEGVILRYLTDAWRTLKQSIPEEYLTEELEDIIVWLGELIRQVDSSLVDEWAEMAGEDSPISQKDLDRELAFGVEDPTALTANQRAFGIMVRNYFFRLAQLFALEKEDRLAELLEYLDEVPDFGEALDAYFDDYDDIDVGPAARGPEYFVLDKGDTSVKSGSRSWTVRQILKDPEDDNSYQIVGTVDLDASDEAGEVRLSELRVEY
- a CDS encoding DUF4192 domain-containing protein, with protein sequence MSSYAAHTDNTPPITTPGHLLANIPGLLRFYPTESVIFMAIDTTPRGSAMGPIARVDIADAQEALPDIAATLSDKACEGIFAFLVSHRPLEELEEISCWLYNLDRVRDGIDVDAAWYVREIACGEHYAMLHGTVNTDGSGPMKKWVEGAVPALTDAPTMRSCVDHNVVPELSREEFFSTFARGNTHFDALEAEALGRQARDCATRLRARVAAATGTKRKELIDSFLDDVRWTLGTVATVEEVAHDVDMLQACAVWMSTTWTRDLVVGVCTDAGEEAASLLLATARTFDGEIRANALTLFALAQLNRDWEIYAGPALQTVAEEFPSHRLGSLLCRAYRYGLHDKMRDTIRSGAHEAYITAVGKTGGAPATAVTPTTPVTSVVPSELARRAAG
- the galE gene encoding UDP-glucose 4-epimerase GalE, whose product is MKLLVTGGAGYVGSVCAAVLVEEGHDVTIIDNFSTGNWDAVPEQARLVEGDVADVARSVLSEGGFEGVLHFAARSLVGESVEKPAEYWQHNVVTTLTLLNAMREFDVKNLVFSSTAATYGEPEQVPITEAMPTKPTNPYGASKLAIDDMITSFAKAYGLGATSLRYFNVAGAYGTIGENREVETHLIPLVLQVALEHRDKIFIFGDDYDTADGTAVRDYIHIRDLADAHVLALSTNTEGTHRIYNLGSGDGYSVKQVIETCREVTGHPIPAELAPRRAGDPATLVASSDKIKAELGWNPSRTDLTTIVSDAWDFTRQLGERAHSARR
- a CDS encoding PAC2 family protein, translating into MQEEQRRMYELEYPAPAVKDDSTEGNGPTMIVAMNGYADAGQAVEASADHLKAALDNRQLASFNNDELIDYRSRRPAVTIDHDRTVEIENTDLGIKVLRDNSGKPFLLLSGPEPDLRWEAFTDAVVNLVEKFDIKNTIMLYSAPMPVPHTRPTVVTAHGNAPELLNSMVRMESTMMVPGAAALYLERALDKKGRHVAGYTAHVPHYLAASPYPAATLRLLDSVASAVDLNIPLGSLEADVDRINQQLEEQVVDSEEIAGVVNQLEEQYDAYMERYRKRHPQAIMPGEEHMPTGEEIGADFEAFLAGLDDDPDILSENIDDREDNFGNNEGPESSAGDTDLGDDV